A single region of the Streptomyces sp. NBC_01262 genome encodes:
- a CDS encoding aminomethyl transferase family protein, giving the protein MDLDAQQRSTYEAVVKLSDAPFITERPALFSPAAAAQDVANARGTYGRFAQILLPEEYTGWVEESRAHAESCYIGDWTPLHKVSIRGPQALEFLGRLGMRDLSRFETGQIKHHVQLDENGWVASEGVLCRLGREEFVYTAGSCDWLLWQLGQGGWDAEASDISPDLFVFGVQGPASLFTLEKLTGDNLRDIGFCRSRMSQIDGIPVRVLRTGISGELGYELHGSAGHANEIWSAAVAAGQAFGIQQLGFRAQPVQHIEAGIATNGLDYLPASILTPGAPTQFRRGFPGGSFVPVNGVTDYFRKPGELGWGFRNGVPDRDFIGRDALAAQAASGAPTRVPAGLLWNRQDVADVLTSLMVPGGTEAPDQMEIPRHRGPAFDQVLVSGTPVGVSTGRTLSPSLRATISLCVTDPAYAAPGTEVVVLWGRPGTPQREIRATVAPLPFKTDNRRTDVSRL; this is encoded by the coding sequence ATGGACTTGGATGCGCAGCAGCGCAGTACATACGAAGCGGTCGTCAAACTGAGCGACGCCCCCTTCATCACGGAGCGGCCGGCCCTGTTCAGCCCGGCCGCCGCCGCCCAGGACGTGGCCAACGCCCGGGGCACATACGGCCGCTTCGCACAGATACTCCTCCCGGAGGAATACACGGGCTGGGTCGAGGAGAGCCGCGCCCACGCCGAGTCGTGCTACATCGGCGACTGGACCCCGCTGCACAAGGTGAGCATTCGCGGGCCACAGGCTCTGGAATTCCTCGGCCGGCTGGGAATGAGGGATCTGTCGCGCTTCGAGACAGGGCAGATCAAGCATCATGTCCAGCTCGACGAGAACGGCTGGGTCGCGTCCGAGGGTGTTCTCTGCCGGCTCGGCCGCGAGGAGTTCGTCTACACCGCCGGGAGCTGTGACTGGCTGCTGTGGCAGCTCGGCCAGGGTGGCTGGGACGCGGAAGCGTCCGACATCAGCCCCGATCTGTTCGTCTTCGGCGTCCAGGGGCCCGCGTCGCTGTTCACGCTCGAAAAGCTCACCGGAGACAACCTCCGCGACATCGGCTTCTGCCGCAGCAGGATGTCGCAGATCGACGGAATCCCAGTACGGGTGCTGCGCACCGGGATCTCGGGCGAGCTCGGCTACGAGCTGCACGGGTCGGCCGGCCATGCGAACGAGATCTGGTCGGCGGCCGTGGCGGCCGGGCAGGCGTTCGGTATTCAGCAGCTCGGCTTCCGGGCACAGCCCGTGCAGCACATCGAGGCCGGCATCGCGACCAACGGGCTCGACTATCTGCCGGCCTCGATCCTGACGCCGGGCGCACCGACCCAGTTCCGGCGGGGTTTTCCCGGCGGAAGCTTCGTTCCCGTCAACGGGGTGACCGACTACTTCCGCAAACCCGGCGAACTCGGCTGGGGTTTCCGTAACGGCGTCCCCGACCGTGACTTCATCGGCCGTGACGCGCTGGCCGCGCAGGCCGCGAGCGGCGCTCCCACGCGGGTGCCGGCCGGGCTGCTGTGGAACAGGCAGGACGTCGCCGACGTCCTGACATCGCTCATGGTCCCGGGCGGCACGGAAGCACCCGACCAGATGGAGATCCCCCGCCATCGCGGTCCCGCCTTCGACCAGGTCCTGGTTTCCGGCACCCCGGTGGGAGTGTCCACCGGCCGGACACTGAGCCCGAGCCTGCGAGCTACCATCTCGCTCTGCGTGACCGATCCCGCGTACGCGGCGCCCGGCACGGAGGTCGTCGTCCTGTGGGGCAGGCCGGGAACGCCGCAGCGGGAGATCCGGGCGACCGTCGCTCCGCTGCCCTTCAAGACGGACAACCGCCGGACCGACGTGAGTCGGCTGTGA
- a CDS encoding LacI family DNA-binding transcriptional regulator, with amino-acid sequence MGGSQRVTLKDVAAASGVSRATVSFVLNDDPNQTISATTRERVRQAARDLGYVPHGIARALREGSSRIVVLNIDLQLEGNYSRSYIRGLDNELAAHDHVLLVRHGHSAPRSTQQILDAIAPRAVLRFAQPYLAGHQPTAEDWKSGFAGHAALQIRYLADRGHTHIAMALPDEEFPLTEVRLRFAHATTDALGLPPPTPFVVPRPREAGTAAVRAFLAAHAAVTAVAAFDDDIALRTLTALHDLGLSAPDDLAVIGYDDTEYGALVTPALTTVHIDAEAHGRLAARAALGLDAGGITRTPGRVLVRDSA; translated from the coding sequence ATGGGCGGTTCGCAGCGGGTGACGCTGAAGGATGTCGCCGCGGCGAGCGGGGTGTCACGGGCCACCGTGAGCTTCGTGCTCAACGACGACCCCAACCAGACGATCTCGGCGACCACCCGTGAGCGGGTACGGCAAGCGGCCCGCGACCTCGGTTACGTCCCGCACGGGATCGCCAGGGCGCTGCGCGAGGGGTCGTCACGGATCGTCGTGCTCAACATCGACCTCCAACTGGAGGGCAACTACTCGCGCAGCTACATCCGGGGCCTGGACAACGAACTCGCCGCTCACGACCACGTCCTGCTCGTGAGGCACGGCCACTCCGCACCCAGGTCGACCCAGCAGATCCTCGACGCCATCGCACCCCGCGCCGTCCTGCGGTTCGCCCAGCCCTACCTGGCCGGCCACCAGCCCACCGCCGAGGACTGGAAGAGCGGCTTCGCCGGGCACGCCGCGCTGCAGATCCGCTACCTCGCCGACCGCGGCCACACGCACATCGCCATGGCGCTGCCGGACGAGGAGTTCCCACTGACCGAGGTGCGCCTGCGCTTCGCACACGCCACGACGGACGCGCTGGGGCTCCCCCCGCCCACGCCCTTCGTCGTGCCACGGCCCAGGGAGGCGGGCACGGCGGCCGTTCGGGCCTTCCTGGCCGCGCACGCCGCCGTGACGGCGGTCGCCGCCTTCGACGACGACATCGCACTGCGTACCCTGACCGCCCTGCACGACCTGGGGCTGAGCGCACCGGACGACCTGGCCGTGATCGGCTACGACGACACCGAGTACGGCGCCCTGGTCACACCCGCGCTCACCACCGTCCACATCGACGCCGAGGCCCACGGGCGGCTCGCCGCCCGCGCCGCGCTCGGACTCGACGCGGGCGGCATCACCCGCACACCCGGACGAGTGCTCGTCCGTGACTCCGCCTGA
- a CDS encoding aminomethyl transferase family protein, whose product MATPSLQDGIDKAGSPVKLLWKPNAEPWTPEVVEREYAGWRQEQTAWHESVAILNLSHHMFDMFIEGPDATRLLSDVGANNFENFAVGQAKQYIPVTTDGNIVTDGILARDGENRYTLSGIPAAQHWVQYHGEKGGYDVTFVTDPSSAFRKGGDPKLFRFQIQGPLAGDLVERAFGGPLPPTKFFHSSPVTLDGMHFHALRHGMAGQAGYEFIGEWQHSEAVQEALLRAGEPFGLVRVGALAYTTPSVESGWVPSPVPGIYSDPALLDYRKHIPLFGIEGQRPLGGSFFSENIEDYYCSPYELGYGKAISFNHDFIGRDALQRAAKDAVLRKKVTLVFDPDDVRKALGDDPGFVLSYSRNRVETDSGLVGMTCQSATLDPVGTILSLTLIDQEYAAPGTEVSVVWGEHPGHGTDPGADLGFPRIRATVQATPFNQHARTLYRRNA is encoded by the coding sequence ATGGCAACCCCCAGTCTTCAGGACGGCATCGACAAGGCGGGATCGCCGGTCAAACTGCTGTGGAAGCCCAACGCCGAGCCGTGGACCCCCGAGGTCGTCGAGCGTGAGTACGCGGGCTGGCGTCAGGAGCAGACCGCGTGGCACGAGAGCGTCGCGATTCTCAACCTCTCCCACCACATGTTCGACATGTTCATCGAGGGACCCGACGCCACCCGCCTGCTCTCGGACGTGGGCGCGAACAACTTCGAGAACTTCGCCGTCGGACAGGCCAAGCAGTACATCCCCGTGACGACGGACGGGAACATCGTCACGGACGGCATCCTGGCCCGCGACGGCGAGAACAGGTACACGCTCAGCGGCATACCCGCCGCGCAGCACTGGGTGCAGTACCACGGGGAGAAGGGCGGGTACGACGTCACGTTCGTCACCGACCCGTCGTCGGCGTTCCGCAAGGGCGGCGACCCCAAGCTCTTCCGCTTCCAGATCCAGGGACCGCTGGCCGGCGATCTCGTCGAGCGCGCCTTCGGCGGGCCGCTGCCGCCGACCAAGTTCTTCCACTCCTCCCCCGTGACGCTGGACGGGATGCACTTCCACGCCCTGCGCCACGGCATGGCGGGACAGGCCGGTTACGAGTTCATCGGCGAATGGCAGCACTCCGAAGCGGTGCAGGAGGCCCTGCTGCGGGCCGGCGAGCCGTTCGGCCTGGTCCGGGTGGGCGCGCTCGCGTACACCACGCCGAGTGTGGAGAGCGGCTGGGTCCCGTCGCCGGTGCCCGGCATCTACAGCGACCCTGCCCTGCTCGACTACCGCAAGCACATCCCCCTGTTCGGCATAGAGGGTCAGCGCCCTCTGGGCGGCAGCTTCTTCTCGGAGAACATCGAGGACTACTACTGCTCCCCGTACGAGCTCGGTTACGGCAAGGCGATCTCGTTCAACCACGACTTCATCGGCCGTGACGCCCTTCAAAGGGCTGCCAAGGACGCCGTCCTGCGCAAGAAGGTCACGCTCGTCTTCGATCCCGACGACGTGCGCAAGGCCCTGGGCGACGACCCCGGATTCGTCCTCAGCTACTCCCGGAACCGGGTGGAGACGGACTCCGGTCTCGTCGGCATGACCTGCCAGAGCGCCACTTTGGACCCGGTGGGAACCATCCTGTCGCTGACGCTGATCGACCAGGAGTACGCCGCGCCGGGCACCGAGGTGTCGGTGGTGTGGGGCGAGCACCCCGGGCACGGGACGGACCCCGGGGCGGACCTCGGGTTCCCGCGCATCCGCGCCACCGTCCAGGCCACGCCGTTCAACCAGCACGCGCGCACGCTGTACCGCCGCAACGCCTGA
- a CDS encoding methylenetetrahydrofolate reductase, whose amino-acid sequence MNSGFTGTATTVAPLLEDFSLEMTGKDVPKLEEARDTIPEGTRINVTFLGNESLEMRLDAARAVKRFGFVPVPHISARRLPSQAALEEFLAALRADGIADNVFVIGGDPASPQGPYEDSLAVIRSGLLQQYGVRHVGVSGYPEGHPAITDPALWSALELKSAALERHGLSGGVITQFGFDVDPVLAWVESVRGRGVGLPIRIGVPGPAGVRRLMSYAARFGVGASAGIAKKYGLSLTNLMGTAGPDRFIRAMAEGYDARRHGELKLHFYTFGGLKATSEWVAAFRKEN is encoded by the coding sequence ATGAATTCCGGTTTCACCGGCACGGCCACAACGGTCGCCCCCCTGCTGGAGGACTTCTCCCTCGAAATGACGGGCAAGGACGTCCCGAAGCTCGAGGAGGCCCGCGACACCATCCCTGAAGGCACCCGGATCAACGTGACGTTCCTGGGGAACGAGAGCCTTGAGATGCGGCTCGACGCCGCCAGGGCGGTCAAGCGGTTCGGCTTCGTCCCCGTACCGCACATCTCGGCCCGCCGGCTGCCCTCGCAAGCGGCGCTGGAGGAGTTCCTCGCCGCACTGCGGGCGGACGGCATCGCCGACAACGTCTTCGTCATCGGCGGCGACCCGGCCAGCCCGCAAGGACCGTACGAGGACTCCCTGGCCGTGATCCGGTCCGGACTGCTCCAGCAGTACGGCGTGCGGCACGTCGGCGTCAGCGGCTATCCGGAGGGTCATCCCGCCATCACGGATCCCGCGCTGTGGTCGGCGCTGGAACTCAAGAGCGCCGCTCTTGAGCGGCACGGCCTGTCCGGCGGCGTCATCACCCAGTTCGGCTTCGACGTCGACCCGGTCCTCGCCTGGGTCGAGTCGGTGCGCGGCCGGGGCGTCGGCCTCCCCATCCGTATCGGTGTGCCCGGACCCGCGGGGGTCAGGCGGCTGATGTCCTACGCCGCGCGCTTCGGCGTCGGCGCCAGCGCCGGCATCGCGAAGAAGTACGGGCTCTCGCTGACCAACCTGATGGGCACGGCAGGACCCGACCGGTTCATCCGGGCCATGGCCGAGGGCTACGACGCCCGCCGCCACGGCGAACTCAAGCTGCACTTCTACACATTCGGCGGTCTGAAGGCCACCTCCGAATGGGTCGCCGCGTTCCGCAAGGAGAACTGA
- the purU gene encoding formyltetrahydrofolate deformylase: protein MTLAQEAPPRTTARKPAPLHASLIVQGRDRTGIVAAVGSLLSSHGANIVSLDQYSDNPQGGAFFQRTVFSLDNLKAVLPAIEQDLQERLAKDFELEFTLRDMSVPKRVAIFASKSDHCLLDLLWRQRQGQLPVTVSMVISNHPDTAEEVRGFGIPFFHVPSMGPDKSAAEAEHLRLLRGNVDFIVLARYMQIISGDFITEVGVPIINIHHSFLPAFIGAGPYAKAKERGVKLVGATAHYVTEDLDEGPIIEQDVVRVTHAETAADLQRRGADVERAVLSRAVQWHSQDRVIRNGNHTIVFA, encoded by the coding sequence ATGACGCTCGCCCAGGAGGCGCCGCCGCGCACCACCGCACGCAAGCCCGCCCCTCTCCACGCCTCGCTCATCGTTCAGGGCAGGGACCGGACCGGCATCGTCGCCGCCGTGGGCTCGCTGCTCAGCAGCCACGGCGCGAACATCGTCTCCCTCGATCAGTACTCCGACAATCCGCAGGGCGGCGCCTTCTTCCAGCGCACGGTCTTCAGCCTCGACAACCTCAAGGCGGTCCTGCCCGCCATCGAGCAGGACCTCCAGGAGCGGCTCGCCAAGGACTTCGAGCTGGAATTCACCCTGCGGGACATGTCGGTACCCAAGCGCGTCGCGATCTTCGCCTCCAAGTCCGACCACTGCCTGCTCGACCTGCTGTGGCGACAGCGGCAGGGCCAGCTGCCCGTCACCGTCTCCATGGTGATCTCCAACCACCCCGACACCGCCGAAGAGGTCCGCGGCTTCGGCATCCCCTTCTTCCACGTCCCGTCCATGGGCCCGGACAAGTCCGCCGCCGAGGCCGAACACCTGCGACTGCTGCGGGGCAACGTCGACTTCATCGTCCTCGCCCGCTACATGCAGATCATCTCGGGAGACTTCATCACCGAGGTCGGCGTGCCGATCATCAACATCCACCACTCGTTCCTGCCCGCCTTCATCGGCGCCGGCCCCTACGCCAAGGCCAAGGAACGCGGCGTCAAACTGGTCGGCGCCACAGCGCACTACGTGACCGAGGACCTCGACGAGGGCCCGATCATCGAGCAGGACGTCGTCCGCGTCACCCACGCCGAGACCGCCGCCGACCTCCAGCGCCGCGGCGCCGACGTCGAACGCGCGGTGCTCTCCCGCGCCGTGCAGTGGCACAGCCAGGACCGCGTCATCCGCAACGGCAACCACACCATCGTCTTCGCCTGA
- the folD gene encoding bifunctional methylenetetrahydrofolate dehydrogenase/methenyltetrahydrofolate cyclohydrolase FolD, translating into MTTTIDGRKIARDIRSRTAGEVAAAVAAGRSVPGLATVLVGDDPASAVYVASKRRAIREAGMRDFHRTLPQQATQDEVAAVIDELAADPDVSGILLQLPLPAGLDSAALISRIPVSKDVDGLTTSSAGLLARGEYGLRPCTPSGVIELLDAEGVTIKGSHAVVVGRSELVGRPMAQLLLQRDATVTIAHRHTTDLAAVTRAADILVVAAGVPGLIGPEHVKPGATIIDVGIHRTPSGLTGDVRADELDGSAGRITPVPGGVGPMTIAMLMANTLRAAEWAQRSA; encoded by the coding sequence ATGACGACAACCATCGACGGCAGGAAGATCGCCCGGGACATCCGGTCGAGGACGGCCGGGGAAGTCGCTGCCGCCGTCGCCGCAGGCAGAAGCGTTCCCGGCCTGGCGACCGTCCTGGTCGGCGACGACCCCGCCAGCGCGGTGTACGTGGCGAGCAAGCGGCGCGCGATCCGCGAGGCCGGTATGCGGGACTTCCACCGGACGCTGCCGCAGCAGGCCACGCAGGACGAGGTGGCCGCCGTGATCGACGAACTGGCGGCCGACCCGGATGTGTCGGGCATCCTTCTCCAACTGCCGCTGCCCGCCGGGCTCGACTCCGCCGCACTGATCAGCCGCATCCCGGTGAGCAAGGACGTCGACGGCCTGACCACCTCCAGCGCCGGCCTGCTGGCCCGCGGCGAGTACGGCCTGCGCCCGTGCACCCCCAGCGGCGTGATCGAACTCCTCGACGCGGAAGGGGTCACCATCAAGGGTTCCCACGCGGTCGTGGTCGGACGGTCCGAACTGGTCGGCCGCCCCATGGCACAGCTGCTCCTGCAGCGCGACGCCACGGTCACCATCGCCCACCGGCACACCACCGACCTCGCAGCGGTGACCCGTGCCGCGGACATCCTCGTCGTCGCCGCCGGAGTCCCCGGGCTCATCGGGCCCGAGCACGTCAAGCCGGGGGCCACGATCATCGACGTCGGCATCCACAGGACCCCGTCCGGCCTCACCGGCGACGTCCGCGCTGACGAGCTGGACGGCAGCGCGGGCCGCATCACCCCCGTACCAGGAGGCGTCGGACCGATGACGATCGCCATGCTCATGGCCAATACCCTGCGCGCCGCCGAATGGGCGCAGCGCTCCGCGTGA
- the folP gene encoding dihydropteroate synthase — protein sequence MGILNVTPDSFSDGGTYLDVPRAIEQGLALAADGADIVDIGGESTRPGARPVPLDEELSRVLPVVRELARAGVTVGIDTMHAAVARAALDAGAALVNDVSGGLADPLMAPTVAAAGVPYVVTHWRAPSSEMNLHAVYGDVVADVVAELRRRVEELTARGVDERQIVLDPGLGFAKRPAHDWTLLAHLGELRNLGFPVLVGASRKSFIGAMLGGGDAAGVPPAARDAASAAVSALAAAGGAHCVRVHDVPASLDAVRVAAAWNAPLGRPLVVPE from the coding sequence ATGGGCATCCTCAACGTCACCCCGGACTCGTTCTCCGACGGCGGCACCTACCTGGATGTCCCGCGCGCGATAGAGCAGGGGCTGGCGCTGGCCGCGGACGGCGCCGACATCGTCGATATCGGCGGCGAGTCCACCAGGCCGGGAGCGCGGCCGGTACCGCTGGACGAGGAGCTCTCCCGAGTGCTGCCGGTGGTCCGTGAACTCGCGCGCGCCGGTGTGACCGTCGGCATCGACACCATGCATGCGGCCGTCGCCCGGGCCGCCCTGGACGCCGGGGCCGCGCTGGTCAACGACGTCAGCGGCGGCCTGGCCGACCCGCTGATGGCCCCGACGGTCGCCGCGGCCGGTGTGCCGTACGTCGTGACGCACTGGCGGGCCCCGAGCAGCGAGATGAACCTCCACGCCGTCTACGGGGACGTCGTCGCGGACGTGGTCGCCGAACTGCGGCGACGTGTCGAGGAGTTGACCGCCCGCGGTGTCGATGAACGGCAGATCGTGCTCGACCCCGGGCTCGGTTTCGCCAAGCGGCCGGCGCACGACTGGACGCTCCTGGCGCACCTGGGCGAGCTGCGGAACCTCGGTTTCCCGGTGCTCGTCGGCGCGTCCCGGAAGTCGTTCATCGGCGCCATGCTCGGCGGCGGGGACGCGGCCGGCGTGCCACCGGCCGCGCGGGACGCGGCGAGCGCCGCCGTCTCGGCACTCGCCGCCGCCGGCGGAGCCCACTGCGTCCGGGTCCACGACGTTCCGGCGAGCCTGGACGCCGTACGCGTCGCCGCGGCCTGGAACGCGCCGCTGGGCCGGCCGCTCGTCGTCCCGGAGTGA
- a CDS encoding alpha/beta hydrolase codes for MTARTRLARTSAALGAAVVLSVTAPAAHAESTTTQHLTGTLTDGATWIADVPADWNGTLLLFSHGFGPTVAQDAPSAAAHTELLAEGYALAGSSYDPKGSMWALESAERDQFATLDAVKAEIGKPRRTYSVGQSMGGLVNAQIARDGAGRVDGALGLCGLVAGATDLDNYQLDAEYAIARLLLPAEDLKLVNFASQAEAAATAGRLTAAVTAAQATAQGRARVALAAAFLNLPAWAPGQDRPAADDWAGQEEQQYAWLAQGLLSFVEGGRYAIEQSVGGNNSWNQGIDYGAQLAQSVHAPQVRALYRTAELDLHADLRALTHGADITADPAAVHTAQLTSSAGQGLGVPLLDIHTTADNLVPVEQENRFADRVRASGDGSMLRQAYVERQGHCAFTTAETVAALHAVERRVDTGHWGGATQPAALQKAALGLGLDGAAYVPYRPAELTVGRAAPLRTGRPAPRQGA; via the coding sequence ATGACCGCACGCACCCGCCTGGCCCGCACCTCCGCCGCTCTCGGAGCGGCGGTCGTCCTCTCCGTCACCGCACCCGCCGCCCACGCGGAGTCGACGACCACCCAGCACCTGACCGGCACGCTCACCGACGGCGCCACCTGGATCGCCGACGTCCCGGCCGACTGGAACGGCACGCTGCTCCTCTTCAGCCACGGCTTCGGACCGACCGTCGCGCAGGACGCGCCCTCGGCCGCCGCCCACACCGAACTGCTCGCCGAGGGCTATGCGCTGGCCGGTTCCTCATACGACCCGAAGGGGTCCATGTGGGCGCTGGAGAGCGCAGAGCGCGACCAGTTCGCCACCCTAGACGCCGTCAAGGCGGAGATCGGCAAACCCCGTCGCACGTACTCCGTCGGGCAGTCCATGGGCGGCCTGGTCAACGCGCAGATCGCCCGGGACGGCGCGGGCCGCGTCGACGGCGCGCTCGGCCTGTGCGGCCTGGTCGCCGGTGCGACCGACCTGGACAACTACCAGCTTGACGCGGAGTACGCGATCGCCCGCCTGCTCCTGCCCGCCGAGGACCTGAAGCTGGTGAACTTCGCCTCGCAGGCCGAGGCCGCAGCCACCGCCGGCCGCCTCACCGCCGCGGTCACCGCCGCCCAGGCCACCGCGCAGGGCAGGGCCCGCGTCGCCCTGGCCGCCGCCTTCCTCAACCTCCCCGCCTGGGCCCCCGGCCAGGACCGTCCCGCCGCCGACGACTGGGCCGGGCAGGAGGAGCAGCAGTACGCGTGGCTCGCCCAGGGCCTGCTGTCGTTCGTCGAAGGCGGCCGGTACGCCATCGAGCAGTCCGTCGGCGGCAACAACTCCTGGAACCAGGGCATCGACTACGGCGCCCAGCTGGCGCAATCGGTCCACGCTCCGCAGGTCCGCGCGCTGTACCGGACGGCGGAGCTCGACCTCCACGCCGACCTGCGCGCGCTCACTCACGGCGCCGACATCACCGCGGACCCGGCGGCGGTGCATACGGCGCAGCTCACGTCATCCGCCGGGCAGGGGCTGGGCGTGCCGCTCCTCGACATCCACACCACCGCCGACAACCTCGTACCGGTGGAGCAGGAGAACCGGTTCGCCGATCGCGTACGGGCGTCCGGCGACGGCTCGATGCTTCGGCAGGCGTACGTCGAACGGCAGGGCCACTGCGCGTTCACCACGGCCGAGACGGTCGCCGCCCTGCACGCGGTCGAGCGGCGCGTGGACACCGGCCACTGGGGCGGGGCCACCCAGCCGGCCGCCCTGCAGAAGGCGGCCCTCGGTCTCGGCCTGGACGGGGCGGCGTACGTCCCCTACCGCCCGGCCGAGTTGACCGTCGGGCGCGCGGCGCCTCTGCGGACCGGCCGGCCGGCACCTCGTCAAGGCGCCTGA
- a CDS encoding GntR family transcriptional regulator, which yields MKADAPAAVLKRERVRDFILDLVESRRPGDAIPSERALCARLGVSRPTLRAAVDELVASGLLVREHGRGMFVAPEKITQELVSGEQAMTAPQASGTWSSRLLEFTTVPAGARVGRKLRISPAAEIVYVARLRLVDGAPMAIEHLHIRADLVPALSAQELETGDLYEHLREQHGVHVQEAVQAIEPTVVTRAEAELLDVPELSPALLFERLTTDTTGRPVEYVHSIYRGDRYRIVSRLTLGPPATVPPARLGHHPGIPPGDFAHRDTIASSTRGDIQSAP from the coding sequence ATGAAGGCCGACGCGCCGGCTGCGGTGCTCAAACGGGAGCGGGTTCGCGACTTCATCCTCGACCTAGTCGAGTCGCGCCGGCCCGGCGACGCGATACCCTCCGAGCGCGCCCTGTGCGCCCGCCTGGGCGTGTCCCGCCCGACCCTGCGCGCGGCGGTCGACGAGCTGGTCGCCTCGGGTCTGCTGGTACGGGAACACGGCCGCGGCATGTTCGTGGCACCCGAGAAGATCACCCAGGAACTCGTCTCCGGCGAGCAGGCCATGACGGCGCCTCAGGCCTCCGGGACCTGGTCGAGCCGGCTGCTGGAGTTCACCACCGTCCCAGCGGGTGCGCGCGTGGGCCGCAAGCTGCGCATCTCACCCGCCGCCGAGATCGTGTACGTGGCACGGCTGCGCCTGGTCGACGGCGCCCCGATGGCCATCGAGCATCTGCACATCAGGGCCGATCTGGTCCCCGCCCTGTCCGCCCAGGAACTGGAGACCGGCGACCTGTACGAGCACCTGCGCGAACAGCACGGCGTGCACGTCCAGGAGGCCGTACAGGCCATCGAGCCGACCGTCGTCACCCGGGCCGAGGCCGAGCTGCTCGACGTGCCCGAGCTCTCCCCGGCGCTGCTCTTCGAGCGGCTCACCACGGACACCACGGGCCGGCCGGTCGAGTACGTCCACTCGATCTACCGCGGCGACCGCTACCGCATCGTCTCCCGGCTCACCCTCGGCCCCCCGGCCACCGTGCCGCCGGCCCGGCTCGGCCACCACCCCGGCATCCCCCCGGGCGACTTCGCCCACCGCGACACCATTGCGTCCTCCACGCGCGGGGACATCCAGTCGGCACCGTGA